A window of the Cannabis sativa cultivar Pink pepper isolate KNU-18-1 chromosome X, ASM2916894v1, whole genome shotgun sequence genome harbors these coding sequences:
- the LOC133032186 gene encoding uncharacterized protein LOC133032186, translating to MEPLYERFRKQAPPVFLGGPDVLKAEQWLTVIERILNFMGVVGNDRVACATFQFQEDALIWWEMVSLTRDVTRMTWEEFRDLFNAKYYNEAVRSAKRKEFVELVQGAVKFLQETRDSPGVGGITILPMSGPEKESGGSTFEQKKRTFPFSGSSGQGKRFRGNQNKGGRQTYSYPECPRCKKHHPGTCNRRACFQCGSVGHLRKDCPQLKKEEPKPEVKPVPAPARVFAITRPMPPILQ from the exons ATGGAGCCTTTATATGAGAGATTCagaaagcaagcacctccagtatttctgggaggccctgatgttttAAAAGCTGAACAGTGGTTGACCGTTATTGAaagaatattgaattttatgggagtggtcggAAATGATAGAGTGGCATGTGCCACGTTTCAATTTCAAGAGGATGCCCTGATTTGGTGGGAGATGGTATCCCTCACCAGAGATGTTACCAGAATGACCTGGGAGGAATTCCGGGATTTATTCAATGCcaaatattataatgaggcggttcgcagtgcaaagcggaaggaGTTTGTTGAGTTGGTTCAAG GAGCAGTGAAATTTTTGCAAGAAACCCGAGATTCTCCTGGTGTTGGTGGGATTACTATTCTCCCTATGTCTGGTCCTGAAAAAGAGAGTGGGGGTTCTACCTTTGAACAGAAGAAAAGAACTTTCCCATTTTCGGGAAGTTCAGGGCAAGGAAAAAGGTTTCGAGGAAACCAGAACAAAGGAGGACGTCAGACTTATtcctatcctgagtgcccgcgtTGCAAGAAGCATCACCCCGGAACTTGTAACCGGAGAGCCTGCTTTCAGTGTGGTTCGGTGGGACATCTCAGGAAGGACTGTCCTCAgttgaagaaagaggaaccAAAGCCTGAGGTCAAACCTGTGCCTGCACCTGCTCGTGTCTTTGCTATAACTCGGCCGATGCCGCCGATCCTTCAGTAG
- the LOC115709450 gene encoding tubby-like F-box protein 8, producing MSFRSIVRDVRDGFGSLSRRSFEVRLPGHSRGKSHGSVHELHEQPLIIQNSRWASLPPELLRDVIKRLEASESTWPARKNVVACSGVCRSWREICKEIVKCPEFSGKITFPVSLKQPGSRDGTIQCFIKRDKSNLTYHLFLCLSPALLVENGKFLLCAKRTRRTTCTEYVISMDADNISRSSSTYIGKLRSNFLGTKFIIYDTQPPYNITQLSPPGRSRRFYSKKVSPKVPTGSFNIAQVTYELNVLGTRGPRRMHCVMHSIPSSSLEPGGAVPGQPELAPRSLEDSFRSISFSKSIDHSNEFSSARFSDIIGPRDDDEEGKERPLVLRNKAPRWHEQLQCWCLNFRGRVTVASVKNFQLIAATQAAAGAPTPSQPPPAQSDHDKIILQFGKVGKDMFTMDYRYPLSAFQAFAICLSSFDTKLACE from the exons ATGTCGTTTCGCAGCATTGTTCGTGATGTTCGGGATGGTTTTGGCAGTCTGTCAAGACGAAGTTTTGAGGTAAGATTGCCTGGCCATAGTAGGGGGAAATCACATGGTTCAGTCCATGAATTGCATGAGCAGCCTCTGATTATTCAGAACAGCCGGTGGGCTAGTCTTCCACCCGAACTATTACGTGATGTGATCAAAAGATTAGAGGCAAGTGAAAGTACATGGCCTGCTAGGAAGAATGTTGTCGCATGTTCTGGTGTTTGCAGGTCATGGAGGGAAATTTGCAAAGAAATTGTTAAATGTCCTGAATTTTCTGGCAAGATTACATTCCCAGTCTCCTTAAAGCAG CCAGGGTCTCGGGATGGAACTATTCAGTGTTTCATAAAGAGGGACAAGTCTAACCTAACTTACCACCTTTTCCTTTGCCTTAGCCCAG CTTTGCTTGTTGAAAATGGAAAATTTCTTCTTTGTGCAAAGCGAACACGTCGAACAACATGCACAGAGTATGTGATCTCCATGGACGCAGATAACATATCACGATCAAGCAGCACTTACATTGGCAAACTCAG GTCTAACTTTCTAGGAACAAAATTCATTATTTATGATACCCAACCTCCCTACAATATTACTCAACTTTCCCCACCTGGCAGAAGTCGTAGATTTTACTCCAAGAAAGTTTCTCCGAAGGTTCCCACAGGAAGTTTCAATATTGCCCAGGTCACTTATGAGTTAAATGTGCTTGGCACTAGGGGTCCACGAAGAATGCATTGTGTTATGCATTCAATCCCTTCCTCATCCCTTGAGCCCGGTGGTGCTGTTCCAGGTCAGCCTGAGCTTGCTCCTCGCTCCCTTGAGGATTCGTTCCGCAGCATTTCCTTCTCAAAATCAATTGACCACTCAAATGAGTTTAGCAGTGCTCGATTCTCTGATATTATCGGGCCTCGCGATGACGATGAGGAGGGTAAGGAGAGACCACTGGTTCTTCGGAACAAAGCACCAAGGTGGCATGAGCAGTTGCAGTGTTGGTGTCTTAACTTCCGGGGAAGAGTGACAGTTGCCTCTGTCAAAAACTTTCAGCTAATTGCTGCAACGCAGGCAGCTGCTGGTGCACCAACACCATCACAACCACCACCAGCTCAATCTGACCATGACAAGATTATACTTCAGTTCGGCAAGGTAGGGAAGGACATGTTTACTATGGATTACAGATATCCATTATCTGCATTTCAGGCTTTCGCCATCTGCTTGAGCAGCTTCGACACCAAATTGGCATGTGAATAG